A DNA window from Engraulis encrasicolus isolate BLACKSEA-1 chromosome 3, IST_EnEncr_1.0, whole genome shotgun sequence contains the following coding sequences:
- the LOC134445651 gene encoding ubiquitin-conjugating enzyme E2 G1-like codes for MTEQSALLLRKQLAELNKNPVEGFSAGLIDDDNIYKWEVVIIGPQDTLFEGGFFKAYLTFPYDYPLRPPKMKFITEIWHPNVAKNGDVCISILHEPGEDKFGYEKPEERWLPIHTVETIMISVISMLADPNSDSPANVDAAKEWREDPNGEFRRKVARCVRKSQEMAFD; via the exons ATGACTGAACAGTCCGCTCTACTCCTTCGGAAACAACTGGCAG agctgAATAAGAACCCAGTTGAGGGCTTCTCTGCTGGCCTGATTGACGATGACAACATCTACAAGTGGGAGGTGGTCATCATTGGACCCCAGGACACACTCTT tgagggtGGTTTCTTCAAGGCGTACCTCACCTTCCCGTATGATTATCCTCTGCGGCCGCCGAAGATGAAATTCATCACCGAGATATGGCATCCCAAcg tgGCTAAGAATGGTGATGTATGCATCAGTATCCTGCATGAGCCTGGAGAAGACAAGTTTGGCTATGAGAAGCCAGAGGAACGCTGGCTGCCGATCCACACAGTGGAGACCATCATGATCAGCGTCATCTCCATGCTAGCCGACCCCAACAGCGACTCACCCGCCAACGTAGACGCagcc aaaGAGTGGCGTGAGGACCCTAACGGAGAGTTCAGGAGGAAAGTGGCTCGCTGCGTACGGAAGAGTCAAGAGATGGCCTtcgactaa